In Melioribacteraceae bacterium 4301-Me, a genomic segment contains:
- the lysX gene encoding lysine biosynthesis protein LysX gives MKIGLLHSLIRKDEKFLLDEFEKIKGVELVMIDDRKITFNLLEDHFNLDIVVERCINHSRALHALKLFETAGIKCVNTSKVATICGDKLLTSIALKENNVPQPEVRVAFTEESALNAIEEMGYPVVLKPAVGSWGRLLSKVNDRDAAEAILEHKTVLGSYHHSIFYIQKYVEKKGRDIRSFVVGDKCIAAIYRTSSHWITNTARGGIATNCPVTDELNDLSVRAAKAVGGGIVAIDIFETEQGLMVNEVNYTMEYKNSITTTGVNIPKFMAEYVIKVAEDR, from the coding sequence ATGAAGATTGGGCTGCTTCATTCGTTAATAAGAAAAGATGAAAAATTTCTGCTTGACGAATTTGAAAAAATAAAGGGTGTTGAACTCGTAATGATTGATGACCGTAAAATTACCTTTAATTTGCTGGAAGACCATTTTAACCTAGATATAGTTGTTGAAAGGTGTATCAATCACTCACGTGCATTGCATGCACTTAAATTATTTGAAACTGCAGGAATTAAATGCGTTAACACCTCAAAGGTGGCAACTATATGTGGAGATAAATTATTGACATCTATTGCCCTTAAAGAGAACAATGTTCCTCAACCAGAAGTAAGGGTAGCTTTTACCGAAGAATCAGCATTAAATGCAATTGAAGAGATGGGATATCCAGTAGTACTTAAACCAGCTGTCGGTTCTTGGGGCAGATTGTTATCGAAAGTTAATGATAGAGACGCCGCTGAAGCAATCTTAGAACACAAAACTGTTCTTGGTTCATATCATCATTCCATTTTTTATATTCAAAAATATGTAGAAAAAAAGGGTAGAGATATTAGAAGTTTTGTTGTAGGTGATAAGTGTATAGCGGCTATTTACAGAACTTCATCCCATTGGATTACTAATACAGCAAGAGGTGGAATTGCTACAAATTGTCCCGTAACTGATGAACTAAATGATCTTTCTGTTAGAGCAGCAAAAGCTGTAGGAGGCGGTATTGTTGCAATCGATATTTTTGAAACTGAACAAGGCTTGATGGTTAACGAAGTCAATTATACGATGGAATATAAAAACAGTATAACCACCACAGGTGTCAATATTCCAAAATTTATGGCTGAATACGTAATAAAAGTAGCTGAGGACAGGTAA
- a CDS encoding 2-isopropylmalate synthase, whose translation MVSVLDSTLREGEQTPGVYFDKHIKLAIANLLDEVGVDIIEAGHPMVTTEIKEAVESIAKKGYKAIVGAHSRSLKSDVDLALECGVGFIGIFYCVSEERLSNVFKKDLPSAIQQITDVINYAKTQKPNILIRYTPEDTVRSQFENVVTAASAAVEAGADIISVADTTGYMVPGTSRSMYDYVSRLKDELNKKGLNPKIAVHCHNDRGFALANALDAYRAGAEIIDASVLGLGERAGIVDLAELLVVLTADFGESKWNLLKLNELYHLVSKHSGVPIPANYPIMGANAFTHCAGVHTHAASINPMHYESLSPDLVGRERHFALDHMSGIASLRYALKLIGENELDDELQADVLKEVKSVGQRGRTVDLTELKHIVDSCKHNKTFKQMSK comes from the coding sequence TTGGTATCGGTACTTGACTCAACTTTAAGGGAAGGTGAACAAACCCCTGGTGTTTATTTTGATAAACACATCAAGTTAGCAATTGCAAATCTTTTAGATGAAGTGGGTGTAGATATTATTGAAGCTGGACACCCAATGGTTACAACTGAAATTAAAGAAGCAGTCGAATCAATAGCAAAAAAAGGGTATAAGGCAATAGTAGGTGCTCATTCACGTTCATTAAAAAGTGATGTAGATTTAGCATTAGAGTGCGGCGTTGGTTTTATTGGCATTTTTTATTGTGTGTCAGAAGAAAGATTGTCAAATGTTTTTAAGAAAGATTTGCCAAGCGCAATTCAACAGATTACGGACGTTATTAATTACGCTAAAACTCAAAAACCAAATATCTTGATCCGATATACCCCTGAGGATACAGTCCGCTCACAATTTGAGAATGTTGTAACTGCTGCCTCTGCAGCTGTTGAAGCTGGCGCGGATATAATTAGCGTTGCAGATACCACTGGTTATATGGTGCCAGGCACTAGTAGAAGTATGTATGATTATGTATCTCGACTCAAGGATGAACTAAATAAAAAAGGATTAAACCCAAAAATAGCAGTTCATTGCCATAACGACCGTGGTTTTGCATTAGCAAACGCGCTTGACGCTTATAGAGCTGGTGCAGAAATAATAGATGCCTCTGTATTGGGATTAGGCGAAAGAGCCGGTATAGTTGATTTAGCAGAGTTGCTTGTAGTTCTTACTGCTGACTTTGGTGAAAGTAAATGGAATTTATTGAAACTGAACGAATTATATCATTTGGTAAGTAAACATTCAGGGGTCCCAATTCCTGCTAATTATCCTATTATGGGTGCTAATGCTTTTACTCATTGTGCTGGTGTACACACTCACGCTGCTTCTATTAATCCCATGCATTACGAAAGTTTAAGCCCAGATTTGGTTGGCAGAGAGAGGCATTTTGCACTAGACCACATGTCGGGCATTGCTTCTTTGAGGTATGCATTAAAATTAATTGGTGAAAATGAACTTGATGATGAACTGCAAGCAGATGTACTGAAGGAAGTGAAGTCTGTTGGTCAAAGAGGAAGAACAGTAGACCTTACCGAATTAAAGCATATCGTTGATTCCTGCAAACACAATAAAACCTTTAAGCAAATGAGCAAATAG
- a CDS encoding AAA family ATPase: MKLAANDLEGVDRLNDAVKKIKEEIGKVIIGQHQIINDLLVSLLARGHCLLVGVPGLAKTLLIKTLAEVFDLTFNRIQFTPDLMPGDITGTEIIDEDQITKRRYFKFVKGPIFANIILADEINRTPPKTQAALLEAMQEYKVTAAGEIYKLEEPFFVLATQNPIEQEGTYPLPEAQLDRFMFNLWLDYPSIDEEVQIIKSTTSDYNPKLNKILTKEELFYFQSLIRKVPVADNVIQFAVNLVNSTRPGRNSKKATISELISWGAGPRASQYLILAAKTKAVMEGRFTPSIDDVKQFLVPVLRHRIIPSFNAEADGINSVDIINKLSEN; the protein is encoded by the coding sequence ATAAAACTTGCTGCAAACGACTTAGAAGGAGTTGATAGATTAAACGATGCCGTAAAAAAAATAAAAGAAGAGATAGGCAAAGTTATAATTGGACAGCACCAAATTATTAACGATTTGCTTGTTAGTCTTTTAGCTCGTGGTCATTGCCTGCTTGTGGGTGTCCCCGGTTTAGCTAAAACTTTGTTGATTAAAACACTTGCCGAAGTTTTTGATCTTACCTTTAATAGAATTCAATTCACCCCAGATTTAATGCCAGGCGATATAACAGGGACTGAAATTATTGATGAGGACCAAATCACAAAAAGAAGGTATTTCAAATTTGTAAAAGGTCCAATTTTTGCAAATATTATTTTAGCCGATGAAATCAATAGAACGCCACCTAAAACTCAAGCCGCACTTTTAGAGGCAATGCAGGAATATAAAGTTACTGCCGCAGGGGAAATATACAAGCTCGAAGAACCATTTTTTGTGTTAGCCACCCAAAATCCTATTGAACAAGAAGGAACCTATCCCTTACCAGAAGCACAGTTGGATAGATTTATGTTTAATCTCTGGTTAGATTATCCTTCAATTGATGAAGAAGTTCAAATTATTAAATCGACTACAAGTGATTATAATCCCAAGTTAAATAAAATCTTAACTAAAGAAGAATTGTTTTACTTCCAAAGTTTAATAAGAAAAGTACCAGTCGCAGATAATGTTATTCAATTTGCAGTAAATTTAGTAAACTCAACACGACCAGGTCGAAATTCTAAAAAAGCAACTATTAGTGAATTGATAAGTTGGGGCGCCGGACCGCGTGCTTCTCAATATTTAATTCTCGCTGCAAAGACAAAAGCTGTTATGGAAGGTAGATTCACTCCTTCGATTGACGATGTTAAACAGTTTTTGGTACCAGTACTTCGACACCGAATAATACCAAGCTTCAACGCCGAAGCCGATGGAATTAACTCTGTAGACATAATCAATAAATTATCTGAAAATTAA
- a CDS encoding peptidoglycan DD-metalloendopeptidase family protein — protein MIAFFSSCNKKEEPSLQLNTEKHKISPFGFVADSLEEERGVIGNNETLTDILLPYGVPYEKIYQIAQKSKDVFYVRKFKTGDNYVIYKTNDTIPEVKYFIYEKDIVNYVVFDLSDPIKIYEGKKRTEVKEMFADGVINSSLYETFENNNLDINLALKLADVFAWQIDFYRIQKGDKFKVFYEEEYLNNEPIGVGKIIAAEFSANNQNYFAFRFEQNGSDVYFDEKGNSLRKAFLKAPLKFSRITSRYSLKRYHPILHREKAHLGTDYAAPTGTPILSVGDGIVTEATYKAYNGNYVKIRHNSTYSTQYLHMSKIAKGIKPGVRVKQGQVIGYVGSTGLATGPHVCFRFWKNGRQVDPFREKIPPSKPIDPKNREAFFTLRDELLKKLNSASNQNDSTYAMRKGSNENNIQ, from the coding sequence TTGATTGCTTTTTTCTCTTCATGTAATAAAAAAGAAGAACCATCGTTACAACTCAATACAGAAAAACATAAAATTAGTCCTTTTGGTTTTGTTGCAGATTCGTTAGAAGAAGAACGCGGTGTAATTGGTAATAATGAAACTTTAACGGATATTCTCCTTCCTTATGGTGTTCCTTATGAAAAAATTTATCAAATTGCACAGAAATCAAAAGATGTTTTTTATGTGAGAAAATTTAAAACTGGTGATAATTATGTTATTTATAAGACTAACGATACAATTCCGGAAGTAAAATACTTTATCTACGAAAAGGATATAGTAAATTATGTAGTGTTTGATCTTAGTGACCCAATAAAAATCTACGAGGGCAAAAAGAGAACCGAAGTTAAGGAAATGTTTGCTGATGGCGTAATTAATAGTTCTTTATATGAGACTTTTGAGAATAATAATCTTGATATCAATTTAGCGCTTAAGCTTGCCGATGTATTTGCATGGCAGATTGATTTTTATAGGATTCAAAAGGGTGATAAGTTTAAAGTCTTCTATGAAGAAGAGTATTTAAATAATGAACCAATAGGAGTAGGTAAAATTATAGCTGCAGAATTTTCTGCGAATAATCAAAATTATTTTGCTTTTAGATTTGAACAAAATGGTTCCGACGTTTACTTCGATGAAAAAGGTAATAGCCTTCGCAAAGCTTTTCTTAAAGCGCCGTTAAAATTTAGCAGAATTACATCTCGTTATTCATTAAAAAGATACCACCCAATATTGCATCGTGAAAAAGCGCATTTAGGCACAGATTATGCCGCACCCACTGGAACTCCAATACTAAGTGTAGGGGATGGTATAGTTACAGAAGCAACTTACAAGGCTTACAATGGTAATTATGTTAAGATTAGGCACAATTCAACTTATTCTACCCAATATTTGCACATGTCAAAAATTGCTAAAGGAATTAAACCAGGAGTTCGTGTAAAACAGGGACAGGTGATTGGTTATGTTGGCAGTACAGGTCTGGCTACAGGTCCCCATGTTTGTTTTAGATTTTGGAAAAACGGCAGACAAGTAGATCCATTTCGCGAAAAAATTCCGCCTTCAAAGCCAATTGACCCTAAAAACAGAGAGGCATTTTTTACTTTAAGAGATGAATTATTGAAAAAGCTTAATTCAGCATCTAATCAAAATGATTCGACATATGCTATGAGAAAAGGCAGCAATGAAAATAATATTCAATAA
- a CDS encoding peptidylprolyl isomerase: MVHRVKKIFFFFLVFIACTIEAQEVLDKIVAVVDKDIILKSELDFRVNIEAAQKNLNPNDTTLRKQVLNQLIEEKLLYAQAELDSINVTDDQVKQQLDYQMNYFIQQYGSRERLEQAYGMSIEKLKRSLEDDVRKNLMAQMLQQKKFGDVTVSRKEVEDFYDTFKDSLGLIPERFTIAHIFINPKSGERVRNKAKNFAESLLDSLKHGADFAELAKKYSDDPGSASQGGDLGFVKRGVFYPEFEAVAFSLAPKQTSDVIESPVGFHIIQLLERRGDEIHVRHILIKIKSDEKADLAAIDLLNDIRDSVLSGKNSFAYYAKKYSDDKETAKNGGLLGTFEENQLDKSLLDIVYKLKDGEISFPKRLDVNKSTYGYHIVQLIKRTPQHKANLDTDYDELKRLAEYYKKQKLYKEWMAELKDKIYWEIKA, translated from the coding sequence ATGGTACACAGAGTAAAAAAAATATTTTTTTTCTTCTTGGTTTTTATTGCCTGCACAATAGAAGCACAAGAGGTTTTAGATAAAATTGTAGCAGTTGTAGATAAAGATATAATTTTAAAATCTGAACTTGATTTTAGAGTAAATATAGAAGCTGCACAAAAAAATCTTAATCCTAACGACACAACACTAAGGAAGCAAGTCTTAAACCAACTTATTGAAGAAAAGCTATTGTATGCACAGGCGGAATTGGACTCAATTAATGTAACGGACGACCAGGTAAAACAACAGCTTGATTATCAAATGAATTATTTTATTCAACAATATGGTTCGAGGGAAAGATTAGAACAAGCTTATGGTATGTCAATAGAGAAATTAAAGCGTTCACTTGAAGATGATGTACGTAAAAATTTGATGGCACAAATGCTGCAACAAAAAAAATTTGGCGATGTAACAGTATCAAGAAAAGAGGTGGAGGATTTTTATGATACTTTTAAAGATTCACTTGGCTTAATACCGGAAAGGTTTACTATTGCTCATATATTTATCAATCCTAAATCCGGCGAACGCGTTAGAAATAAAGCAAAAAATTTCGCTGAATCTTTATTGGATTCACTTAAACATGGGGCAGATTTTGCTGAATTAGCTAAGAAATACTCAGATGACCCCGGTAGCGCAAGTCAAGGTGGCGACTTGGGTTTTGTAAAACGTGGTGTTTTTTATCCTGAATTTGAAGCTGTTGCTTTTTCTCTTGCACCAAAACAAACATCAGATGTTATTGAATCTCCTGTTGGTTTTCATATCATTCAGTTGTTAGAAAGACGCGGCGATGAAATTCATGTCCGCCATATTTTAATAAAAATTAAAAGCGATGAAAAAGCTGATTTGGCAGCTATTGACCTTTTAAACGACATCAGAGATAGCGTATTAAGCGGTAAAAATTCTTTTGCATACTATGCAAAAAAATACAGCGATGATAAGGAAACAGCTAAGAATGGTGGACTTTTAGGCACCTTCGAAGAAAATCAATTGGATAAGTCTCTTTTAGATATTGTCTATAAATTAAAAGATGGAGAAATAAGTTTTCCTAAAAGATTAGATGTTAACAAATCTACTTATGGTTACCATATTGTTCAGTTAATTAAAAGAACCCCGCAGCACAAAGCTAACTTAGATACAGATTACGATGAACTTAAGAGGCTGGCAGAATATTACAAAAAGCAAAAATTGTATAAGGAGTGGATGGCTGAACTGAAAGATAAAATTTATTGGGAAATAAAAGCATAA
- a CDS encoding peptidyl-prolyl cis-trans isomerase codes for MRNLKKLYSKTNNIFLLLLFLIIFNACAKEKKAEKYYAKVGNEYLTEDMLKDFISSERYKNLYKSEIIRRWIENEVLYQEAVKKGIEKDKEYKKLVDRASRELAIALLKKEIIQEVKNSFSSSELEQFYEKYKEDFRLQDEAYKLNIITFNNEDSAIKFRTLLLESDWDRILPAYKNDSTVVNLETRKFVYSHDVYPVSILRILQDMLPLEVSVVIPEEHSSFTVVQLIEKYPKNFLPSFESIKNVVEERYLAFKQKEHLEKYISDLIGNYKTEIEWYTE; via the coding sequence ATGAGAAACTTAAAGAAGCTTTATTCCAAAACAAATAATATCTTTTTGCTGCTGCTTTTTCTAATTATTTTTAACGCTTGCGCTAAAGAGAAAAAAGCAGAAAAGTATTATGCTAAGGTTGGGAATGAGTATTTAACCGAAGATATGTTAAAGGATTTTATTTCTTCTGAACGTTATAAAAATTTATATAAATCTGAGATTATTAGAAGATGGATAGAAAATGAGGTGCTTTATCAAGAAGCTGTTAAAAAGGGCATTGAGAAGGATAAGGAATATAAAAAGTTGGTTGACCGAGCATCAAGAGAACTTGCAATTGCTTTGCTAAAAAAAGAAATAATCCAAGAAGTTAAAAATTCATTTTCTAGTTCAGAGCTTGAACAGTTTTATGAAAAATACAAAGAAGATTTTAGATTGCAAGATGAAGCATACAAGTTGAACATTATTACTTTCAATAACGAAGATAGTGCAATTAAATTTAGAACACTATTGCTGGAAAGTGATTGGGATAGAATTTTGCCTGCATATAAAAATGATTCAACCGTAGTTAATTTAGAAACTCGTAAGTTCGTTTATAGCCACGATGTATATCCAGTTAGTATTTTAAGGATTTTACAAGATATGCTTCCTTTAGAAGTAAGTGTAGTTATACCAGAGGAACACTCTTCCTTTACAGTTGTTCAACTTATCGAAAAATACCCTAAAAATTTTTTACCAAGCTTTGAAAGTATAAAAAATGTTGTGGAAGAAAGGTATTTGGCTTTTAAGCAGAAAGAACACTTAGAAAAATACATAAGTGATTTAATTGGCAATTATAAGACGGAAATAGAATGGTACACAGAGTAA
- the lysW gene encoding lysine biosynthesis protein LysW, translating to MKAECPICAANIELAADTVIGELLECPDCGTELEVVEVNPPKLAEAPKEEEDWGE from the coding sequence ATGAAAGCCGAGTGCCCAATTTGTGCTGCCAATATAGAGTTAGCTGCTGATACTGTAATAGGGGAATTACTAGAATGCCCTGATTGTGGGACAGAACTTGAAGTTGTTGAAGTAAATCCTCCCAAACTTGCCGAAGCTCCAAAAGAAGAAGAAGACTGGGGAGAATAA
- a CDS encoding multifunctional oxoglutarate decarboxylase/oxoglutarate dehydrogenase thiamine pyrophosphate-binding subunit/dihydrolipoyllysine-residue succinyltransferase subunit translates to MKKQDTSSYHKELFAHFGYNFGFVADLLDKYFHDKNSVSEHWREYFDKLTENGSERSQEEKVSKEPYKKSDKKILAISNSFEISPEDEPQLITGIGAKIIENMNNSLGIPTATSLRTVSVKLLEENRLIINQHLSKINAGKVSFTHLVAYAIVKAVKKFPAMNKSFAYINEKPYIINKPYVNLGIAVDIERKDGTRSLIVPNIKHAGQMNFKQFFDAYNEIIDKAKNSRLEPSDFQGTTITLTNPGGIGTVSSTPRLMTGQGCIVAIGAIDYPAEFKAMSKTALASLGIGKVMNITSTYDHRIIQGAVSGEFLAQIDKYLLGEEQFYESIFTDLNIPQKPVGWGVDTTSLGFGEIEHKEQIEKQARILQLINMYRVRGHLIADLNPLEHKIAYHEELDPTNYGFTIWDYDRPFITGGLQGMETGTLRQILDVLHQTYCDKIGIEYMHIQNHDEKAWLQTKMEPILNKFNFSDEWKKRILNKLVIAEGFEHFLHTKFVGHKRFSLEGSETLIPVLDMILNEAAQNDVKEIFLGMAHRGRLNVLSNIIGKSYEKIFSEFEEDIDPDAPQGTGDVKYHLGASGKYLTMSGKKIKVSVASNPSHLEWVNPVVEGIVRAKQTRNNDFERNKYIPILIHGDAAFAGQGIVAETLNLSQLKGYRTGGTIHIIINNQIGFTTTPEEARSSPYATDVAKMVQSPIFHVNGDDPEAALWIAKLAFEYRQKFHKDIVIDLIGYRRHGHNEGDDPVYTQPIMYRIIKEHPSVKEIYSKKLISKSIITESEIEKLDKEIWEILERALKSTKMNGIKFTPDRPLAYDYEFYQSVPVKTGTKVPFEMLAAVVKGITKFPENFTLNPKLKKHIDKRKELLTGNARIDWAFAESLAFGTLLIEGRPIRLSGQDSARGTFSQRHLILTDMNTGEEIIPHNSISEGQAKLEPLDSLLSEAAVLGFEFGYSVADPLSLVIWEAQFGDFANGAQPVIDNFICSSFTKWQLPNNIVLLLPHGQEGQGPEHSSARLERFLILCAENNMFVCNPTTPAQYFHLLRRHVLQKIERPLVILTPKSLLRLPAARSSINDFTSGKFWEVIDDASIKDKSKIKNLIFTSGKIYYELISERDLMKNIDTAIIRIEQYYPFPQNEIKSILEIYPNAEKIKWVQEEPQNMGAWNFIYIKFLELGIDIKKIKYVGRPESPSPAPGSTKQYLKSQQELIQKAFR, encoded by the coding sequence ATGAAAAAGCAAGACACATCAAGTTATCATAAAGAATTATTTGCTCATTTTGGATATAACTTTGGCTTTGTAGCTGATTTATTAGACAAATATTTCCACGACAAAAATTCAGTTTCAGAGCATTGGAGAGAGTATTTTGACAAGTTGACTGAAAACGGCTCAGAAAGAAGTCAAGAAGAAAAAGTTTCAAAAGAGCCATACAAAAAATCAGATAAAAAAATTTTAGCTATCTCAAATTCATTTGAAATTTCCCCTGAAGATGAACCACAGCTTATCACAGGAATTGGTGCAAAAATTATAGAAAATATGAACAACAGTTTAGGCATTCCAACTGCCACTTCACTTCGCACTGTTTCTGTTAAACTTTTAGAAGAAAATAGACTTATTATTAATCAACACTTAAGCAAAATAAACGCTGGGAAAGTCTCTTTCACTCATTTAGTTGCTTACGCAATTGTTAAGGCTGTAAAAAAGTTCCCCGCCATGAACAAATCGTTTGCTTATATTAACGAAAAACCTTACATAATTAACAAACCTTATGTTAACTTAGGAATCGCTGTCGATATAGAAAGAAAAGATGGTACACGCTCTTTAATTGTACCTAATATTAAACATGCTGGACAAATGAACTTCAAGCAATTTTTTGATGCTTATAATGAAATAATAGACAAAGCTAAAAATTCTAGATTAGAACCCTCAGACTTCCAAGGAACAACAATTACTTTAACGAACCCGGGCGGAATTGGTACGGTTTCTTCTACTCCAAGACTAATGACAGGGCAAGGCTGTATTGTTGCAATTGGCGCTATTGATTATCCAGCTGAATTTAAAGCAATGTCTAAAACAGCTTTAGCATCTTTAGGTATAGGCAAAGTTATGAATATTACAAGCACATACGACCATAGAATTATTCAAGGTGCAGTTTCCGGTGAATTTCTTGCACAAATTGACAAATACCTATTAGGTGAAGAACAATTTTATGAATCAATTTTTACTGACTTGAACATTCCACAGAAACCGGTAGGCTGGGGCGTTGACACTACAAGCCTAGGGTTTGGCGAAATTGAACATAAAGAACAAATAGAAAAGCAAGCAAGAATCCTACAATTAATTAATATGTACAGAGTTCGCGGCCATTTAATTGCTGATTTAAATCCACTTGAACATAAAATTGCCTATCATGAAGAACTAGACCCTACCAATTACGGATTTACCATTTGGGATTACGACCGCCCATTTATTACTGGCGGGTTACAAGGCATGGAGACCGGCACTCTTCGTCAAATCTTAGATGTGCTGCACCAGACCTACTGTGATAAAATAGGCATAGAATACATGCACATCCAAAATCACGACGAAAAGGCATGGCTGCAAACGAAAATGGAACCAATACTAAATAAATTTAATTTCTCAGATGAATGGAAAAAGAGAATACTGAACAAACTTGTTATCGCTGAAGGATTTGAACATTTTCTGCATACAAAGTTTGTTGGACATAAAAGGTTTTCACTCGAAGGCTCTGAAACTTTAATTCCAGTTTTGGACATGATTTTAAATGAAGCAGCACAAAATGACGTTAAGGAAATATTCCTCGGCATGGCACATCGAGGTAGACTTAATGTTTTATCAAATATAATCGGTAAAAGTTATGAGAAAATTTTTTCGGAATTTGAAGAAGATATTGACCCGGACGCTCCGCAGGGAACTGGTGACGTAAAGTATCATCTGGGAGCTTCGGGCAAATATTTAACAATGTCTGGTAAAAAAATAAAAGTTTCAGTTGCATCAAATCCCAGCCACCTTGAATGGGTCAACCCTGTTGTTGAAGGAATAGTTAGAGCAAAACAGACAAGAAACAATGATTTTGAAAGAAATAAATATATACCAATTCTAATTCACGGCGATGCAGCTTTTGCTGGACAAGGAATTGTTGCTGAAACGCTAAACCTCTCACAATTGAAGGGTTATAGAACTGGCGGAACAATTCACATAATTATTAACAATCAGATTGGATTTACTACCACCCCAGAAGAAGCAAGGTCATCGCCATATGCTACAGATGTTGCTAAAATGGTTCAATCGCCAATATTCCATGTTAATGGTGATGACCCGGAAGCTGCCCTTTGGATTGCTAAGCTCGCTTTCGAGTATCGCCAGAAATTTCATAAAGATATTGTAATTGATTTAATTGGATATAGAAGACATGGTCACAACGAGGGTGACGACCCTGTCTATACTCAGCCAATTATGTACCGCATTATAAAAGAGCATCCTTCTGTGAAAGAAATTTACAGCAAAAAGCTAATTAGTAAATCAATTATTACCGAAAGTGAAATTGAAAAGTTGGATAAAGAAATTTGGGAAATTTTAGAGAGAGCGTTAAAATCGACAAAAATGAACGGAATTAAATTTACCCCAGATAGACCTTTAGCTTATGATTATGAGTTTTACCAATCAGTACCAGTTAAAACAGGAACAAAAGTACCTTTTGAAATGCTGGCTGCTGTAGTTAAAGGAATTACAAAGTTCCCCGAAAACTTTACCTTAAACCCAAAGCTTAAAAAGCATATCGACAAGCGTAAAGAATTGTTGACTGGCAATGCAAGAATTGACTGGGCTTTTGCAGAATCACTTGCTTTTGGTACATTGTTAATTGAAGGAAGGCCAATCCGATTAAGTGGACAGGACAGTGCAAGAGGTACATTTAGTCAAAGACATTTAATTTTAACAGACATGAATACAGGCGAAGAAATCATACCACACAATTCAATCTCAGAAGGGCAAGCTAAACTTGAACCGTTAGATAGTCTGCTCTCAGAAGCTGCTGTATTAGGTTTTGAATTTGGATATAGTGTTGCCGACCCGCTTTCACTGGTAATTTGGGAAGCTCAGTTCGGAGATTTTGCTAATGGAGCCCAACCTGTAATCGATAATTTTATTTGCAGTTCGTTTACAAAGTGGCAGCTCCCCAATAATATTGTACTTTTATTGCCACATGGACAAGAGGGTCAAGGACCTGAACACAGTAGTGCTCGGTTAGAACGATTCTTAATACTTTGCGCTGAAAATAATATGTTTGTATGCAACCCCACAACACCAGCACAATATTTCCATTTATTAAGACGGCATGTTCTTCAAAAAATTGAAAGACCATTAGTTATTCTAACCCCCAAAAGTCTTTTAAGACTACCCGCAGCTCGATCATCAATTAATGATTTTACCTCAGGAAAATTTTGGGAAGTTATAGATGATGCTTCAATTAAAGATAAAAGTAAAATTAAAAACTTAATTTTCACAAGCGGGAAAATATATTATGAATTAATTTCTGAACGAGACTTAATGAAAAATATTGATACTGCAATTATACGAATTGAGCAATATTACCCATTCCCTCAAAATGAAATTAAATCAATTTTAGAAATATATCCTAATGCAGAAAAAATAAAATGGGTGCAAGAGGAACCACAAAATATGGGCGCTTGGAATTTCATCTACATCAAATTCTTAGAATTAGGCATTGACATAAAAAAGATTAAATATGTAGGCAGACCCGAAAGCCCCAGCCCAGCACCAGGCTCAACAAAGCAATACTTAAAATCACAACAAGAACTAATACAAAAAGCTTTCCGGTAA